The genomic stretch GGGATCTTTTGGGGAATGAAAAATACGGAGTTCAAGTCGTTTACGGCGGACTTGGGATTGGATTTTGTGGCTTCCCATGCCAATGTTTTTGAGAACACAGAAAAGCTGGCTGCCGAAGCTGGCGAGATTGGTATGAAATACCTTATTGCTCCATATGTAGGCGCTCAAAAATCCATGGAGGAGTGGAAAAAGATGGCAGATAGCTTTAATAAAGTAGGAGAAATATGTAAGTCAAATGGGCTGCGGTTTGCTTACCATAATCATGGTTATACGTTTGAAGCGTTGGAAGGCCAAATGCCACAAGACTTTTTGCTGGAAAATACAGACCCTGAATTGGTAGATTTTGAGCTTGATATCTATTGGGCCGTGGCAGCAGGGGCGGATCCACAGGCGTATTTCGAGAAATATAAAAACCGTTTTAGGCTCTGCCATGTGAAAGATCGTGAAAAAGGAGCACCAGCTGGAGAACATAATGCTTCCACGGTGCTTGGTACGGGTACTATTGATTATGGCAAAGTCCTGAGAACAGCAAAGGATAATGGTATGGAGTATTTTATTGTCGAGCAGGAGAAATTCTCTGGAGTCACACCAATGGAGGCTGCTGAAAAAAATGCCACATACCTGAAAGGACTGGAAATTTGACCATCCGGCCAGTTGAAGAATTGAAAAGGCAGCTCATAAGGGTTGCCTTTTTTTGTGTGCTATACGAGTAAGTTGATAAAGGATGGCGCCCTGCTGAGACTGCTGGAATTGAATAGATATTACGATGATGGTATAAACTGCCGCTACGGACGGTTTAAGGCTAAAGGCCTTCGAAAATCCCCTTTATAAAGAAAAACGTTATGCTTGTGGTGAGGTGGGGCTGCCGGAAATCAACAAAACGATTTGCGGGCCCTTGTACAGAGGGGTTGAGGTCTATTTGGGAAATTGCCTGCGCTAACGCAAGTAGAGGCTCCTGAGGCTTCGTAAGAGGTCGATGCTTACCTGTTAGCATATGAGCTCGGTCTCAAACTTGGAGAATAGTATCAATTGCTGCCCAAGGAGCATGTGCCTGATAGAATAGCATTTTTAACTGTTCCTTTGCAGCCGGAGTTCCTATTGGCAAAGAGATTAAAAAGACCAAAGAAGGAACCTTAATGATTGGACATTTTAAGGCTTTTGATCCATTGGCTTTTTAGTTTTTTAGAGCTTTGATACGGCATTCTTTTTTACATAGGCAT from Echinicola soli encodes the following:
- a CDS encoding sugar phosphate isomerase/epimerase family protein, encoding MNKRRKFLKLGAAFTAGSFLPLQFCSSPKSGSETTVVEEAVKESVKEKLESFGIQLYSVKGDMAENAQEAIKKIAGYGYNQIEGFDGGKGIFWGMKNTEFKSFTADLGLDFVASHANVFENTEKLAAEAGEIGMKYLIAPYVGAQKSMEEWKKMADSFNKVGEICKSNGLRFAYHNHGYTFEALEGQMPQDFLLENTDPELVDFELDIYWAVAAGADPQAYFEKYKNRFRLCHVKDREKGAPAGEHNASTVLGTGTIDYGKVLRTAKDNGMEYFIVEQEKFSGVTPMEAAEKNATYLKGLEI